A stretch of the Sphingobacterium thalpophilum genome encodes the following:
- a CDS encoding cyclophilin-like fold protein codes for MKIKLIAIILAFVFIAGYAGAQNVSGDSLAKNTEDIKGLQLKITMGKTVATADLVDNPTTKEFIKMLPLTLDMQDVLKTEKYADLKTELPKEGNVIHSYKAGDISYWLGGGIALYYTEDGRPIKAGLIEMAKIKKGFEDFNVPGNVKVIFQIVKSKRN; via the coding sequence ATGAAAATAAAACTGATAGCAATTATCCTTGCCTTTGTATTCATTGCAGGCTATGCCGGAGCGCAAAACGTTAGTGGTGACAGCTTGGCTAAAAACACGGAGGATATTAAAGGACTGCAACTGAAAATAACGATGGGAAAAACGGTAGCTACCGCAGACCTGGTGGATAACCCCACCACGAAGGAATTTATCAAAATGCTGCCACTTACCCTTGATATGCAGGATGTACTTAAAACAGAAAAGTACGCAGACCTTAAAACGGAATTGCCCAAAGAGGGAAACGTTATCCATTCCTACAAAGCCGGGGATATTTCCTATTGGCTTGGTGGAGGCATCGCCCTGTATTATACCGAGGACGGACGCCCGATAAAGGCAGGACTTATCGAAATGGCTAAAATCAAAAAGGGTTTTGAGGATTTCAATGTTCCCGGCAATGTGAAAGTGATTTTTCAAATTGTGAAATCGAAGAGAAATTAA
- a CDS encoding aldo/keto reductase, giving the protein MEKYKRTDETDAANGRSNINRRDFLTKTALAGTGLVMAQFAWASAAGKPLQAAEPFVKGKRMLGALEVSEIGLGCMSMAGVYNPVQPKAEMIALLHKAVDRGVTFFDTAEVYGPHISEEYVGEGLASFKGKVQIATKFGWNTEGGKRGGRLATPEHIRKVVDQSLKRLRVEAIDLYYLHRIDPNVPVEDVAGTVKELVQAGKVKHFGLSEVSPDTIRKAHAIQPVAAVQSEYSLLERAVENGVISTCEELGIGFVPWGPTARGFLTGLYDENSKFDESNRRGSVSYFAPEVLKFNMPLLTLVRDWAKRKGCTPVQFSLAWLMAQKPFIVPIPGTVNPKHFIENIGAVDVRLTAAEITEIRAAITKIPLQGVRSPQSALSDQ; this is encoded by the coding sequence ATGGAAAAATATAAAAGAACAGATGAAACGGATGCGGCCAATGGTCGTAGCAACATCAACAGGCGTGATTTTCTGACCAAGACAGCACTTGCGGGAACAGGATTGGTCATGGCACAGTTTGCGTGGGCATCTGCTGCGGGCAAGCCATTACAGGCAGCGGAGCCATTTGTAAAAGGTAAACGGATGCTTGGCGCATTGGAGGTTTCCGAAATCGGGCTGGGTTGCATGAGCATGGCAGGAGTTTACAACCCTGTACAGCCCAAAGCGGAAATGATAGCACTCTTGCATAAAGCCGTTGACCGTGGCGTTACATTTTTTGACACGGCAGAAGTTTACGGTCCGCACATAAGCGAAGAATATGTGGGTGAAGGACTGGCTTCCTTTAAAGGCAAGGTACAGATTGCCACCAAGTTTGGCTGGAATACGGAAGGCGGTAAAAGAGGCGGACGGCTTGCCACCCCTGAACATATCAGGAAAGTGGTTGACCAGTCACTCAAACGCCTTAGAGTGGAAGCTATTGACCTGTACTACCTGCATCGGATTGACCCGAATGTTCCGGTCGAAGACGTTGCAGGGACAGTGAAAGAACTGGTACAGGCTGGCAAAGTGAAGCACTTTGGTCTGTCGGAAGTGTCCCCGGACACCATTCGTAAGGCACACGCCATCCAACCTGTTGCTGCCGTCCAATCTGAATATTCACTCTTGGAGCGGGCTGTGGAAAATGGCGTAATATCCACCTGTGAAGAACTTGGAATTGGCTTTGTGCCGTGGGGACCAACGGCAAGAGGTTTTTTAACCGGGCTGTATGATGAAAATTCAAAGTTTGACGAAAGTAACCGCCGGGGCAGTGTTTCTTATTTTGCGCCGGAAGTACTCAAATTCAACATGCCTTTACTGACACTGGTACGTGATTGGGCAAAACGTAAAGGCTGCACACCAGTACAATTTTCGCTGGCATGGCTGATGGCACAGAAGCCTTTTATTGTCCCCATTCCCGGTACGGTAAACCCGAAACACTTTATAGAAAATATCGGAGCAGTAGACGTTAGGTTAACGGCTGCCGAAATCACAGAGATAAGAGCAGCTATAACAAAAATACCTTTACAGGGAGTACGTTCGCCGCAATCGGCGCTTAGCGACCAATGA
- a CDS encoding aldo/keto reductase, with protein sequence MENNNRRDFLKTGAIAGAALLATSALGVVTTGCSNPSNKENGNTPPKSKRRKLGSGNHSIEVSSFGLGCMGMSYHRSFIPDKKAMIALIRKAPDLGVNLFDTAEAYGPFTNQELVGEALEPIRKDVLIATKFGFKEGKPEIGLDSRPESIRKAVETSLKSLRTDYIDLLYQHRIDPNVPIEDVAGTVKDLIAEGKVKHFGMSERDFSQTKDGIALIRKAHAIQPVTALQSEYSTMTRQPEKEVLNLCEELGIGFVPYSPLSRGLISGYINERTKFNPDNDNRISLPRYKPEIIIANWPIIDILKEFGDHRGLTVAQVALAWLLAQKPFIVPVPGTTKLAHLQENMWSADYEFTADELKKLTADLSAIEIKGERYTTGYPATK encoded by the coding sequence ATGGAAAATAACAATCGCAGGGACTTCCTGAAAACAGGAGCAATTGCCGGAGCAGCATTATTGGCTACCTCCGCACTCGGAGTAGTCACAACCGGATGTAGTAATCCATCAAACAAAGAAAATGGCAATACCCCACCGAAATCAAAAAGACGTAAGCTGGGTTCAGGAAATCATAGCATTGAGGTATCATCATTCGGGTTAGGCTGTATGGGCATGAGCTACCACAGGAGTTTTATTCCCGATAAAAAGGCAATGATTGCCTTAATCCGCAAAGCCCCTGATTTGGGTGTCAATCTTTTTGACACAGCAGAAGCCTATGGACCTTTTACCAATCAGGAATTGGTTGGAGAGGCACTTGAACCCATCCGTAAAGATGTCCTCATTGCCACGAAATTCGGTTTTAAAGAAGGTAAGCCGGAGATAGGACTTGATAGCCGTCCCGAAAGTATCAGAAAGGCAGTCGAAACTTCACTCAAAAGTTTAAGGACGGATTACATAGACTTATTGTACCAGCACCGCATAGACCCGAATGTCCCAATCGAGGATGTTGCCGGGACGGTAAAAGACCTGATAGCAGAGGGCAAGGTAAAGCATTTCGGTATGAGCGAACGGGATTTTAGTCAGACCAAAGATGGAATTGCACTTATCCGCAAGGCTCACGCAATACAACCCGTCACAGCATTGCAGAGTGAATACTCAACGATGACACGCCAACCTGAAAAGGAAGTATTAAATCTTTGCGAAGAATTGGGAATAGGCTTTGTACCGTACAGCCCGTTAAGCCGTGGGCTTATCTCCGGTTATATCAACGAGCGGACAAAGTTTAATCCTGATAACGACAACAGAATATCCCTGCCACGTTACAAGCCCGAAATAATCATTGCAAACTGGCCGATAATTGACATCCTGAAAGAATTTGGCGACCACAGGGGGCTGACAGTAGCACAGGTTGCGCTGGCATGGCTGTTGGCGCAAAAGCCGTTTATCGTTCCTGTTCCGGGTACGACTAAGCTGGCGCACTTACAGGAAAATATGTGGTCAGCAGATTATGAATTTACCGCAGATGAATTGAAAAAGTTGACGGCTGATTTGTCGGCAATTGAAATTAAAGGGGAGCGTTACACCACCGGATATCCGGCAACTAAATAA
- a CDS encoding formylglycine-generating enzyme family protein, whose product MQESKVADTLFVRVKAGDFMMGASENDHEASHSEKPQHKVTISKDFYISKFEVTQKQWEDVMGYSCFDLDRSNPFYNLPGMKERITKPDHPANVSWEDAQKFINKLNEKEGKNIYRLPTEAEWEYAAKAGTTTAYSFGDNKKDLDKYAWYGGDFSTGGTHPVGKKLPNPWGLYDVHGNVWEWVQDWYSDDYFEQSPQTDPKGPDAGSNKVVKGGSWHATSDSWRSSFRKPYKPDYRGISIGFRIIKEVE is encoded by the coding sequence ATGCAAGAAAGCAAGGTGGCGGATACGCTATTTGTACGTGTAAAAGCTGGAGATTTTATGATGGGAGCTTCCGAAAACGACCATGAAGCATCGCATTCTGAAAAGCCGCAACACAAAGTAACTATCAGCAAAGACTTTTACATTTCAAAGTTTGAAGTGACACAAAAGCAATGGGAAGACGTGATGGGTTATAGCTGTTTTGACTTAGACCGCTCCAATCCATTCTATAACCTGCCGGGAATGAAAGAGCGGATAACCAAACCTGACCATCCTGCAAACGTTTCTTGGGAAGATGCACAGAAATTCATTAATAAACTAAACGAGAAAGAAGGTAAAAATATATACAGATTGCCCACCGAAGCAGAGTGGGAATATGCAGCCAAAGCGGGAACCACTACCGCTTATTCTTTTGGAGATAACAAAAAAGACCTGGATAAATATGCCTGGTATGGCGGAGATTTCAGTACTGGAGGTACGCATCCGGTGGGTAAAAAACTTCCTAACCCGTGGGGATTATACGATGTACACGGGAATGTTTGGGAATGGGTACAGGACTGGTACAGCGATGATTATTTTGAGCAAAGCCCCCAAACCGACCCGAAGGGACCCGATGCGGGAAGCAACAAAGTGGTTAAAGGCGGAAGCTGGCATGCAACATCCGATAGTTGGAGAAGTTCATTCAGGAAACCATACAAACCAGATTACAGGGGAATTAGTATCGGGTTTAGGATAATTAAAGAAGTCGAATAA
- a CDS encoding SDR family oxidoreductase, which produces MKKDIIVLTGAGQIGMAIARRMGYGKKIFIADWKLENANTITKIMKEAGFDAVPFEVDISSRTSVLGLIEVAQKEGEISMFINAAGVSPSQASIEQILKVDLYGTALLLQEFGKVIKAGGTGITISSQSGHRMPALSPEVDRQLAVTPTEELLDLEVLKTENINDTLHAYQMAKRCNVKRVMAEAVKWGERGARVNSISPGIIITPLALDEINGPRGDFYKNMFAKCPAGRPGTADEVANVAELLLSDRGAFITGADFLIDGGSTASYFYGPLQPETN; this is translated from the coding sequence ATGAAAAAAGACATTATTGTATTGACCGGAGCAGGTCAGATAGGAATGGCAATAGCAAGGCGAATGGGCTACGGAAAGAAGATTTTTATTGCCGATTGGAAACTCGAAAATGCCAACACCATCACCAAAATAATGAAAGAGGCTGGCTTTGATGCCGTTCCTTTCGAGGTTGATATTTCATCAAGAACATCCGTTCTTGGGTTGATTGAAGTAGCCCAAAAAGAGGGAGAAATTTCAATGTTCATCAATGCCGCAGGCGTATCGCCAAGTCAGGCTTCTATTGAACAGATTTTGAAAGTGGACTTATATGGAACGGCTCTTTTATTGCAAGAGTTCGGCAAAGTGATAAAAGCAGGCGGTACAGGTATTACCATTTCGAGCCAGTCAGGACACAGGATGCCCGCTTTAAGCCCCGAAGTGGATAGGCAATTAGCCGTAACACCTACCGAGGAACTGCTGGATTTAGAGGTGCTAAAAACCGAAAACATCAACGATACGCTGCACGCCTACCAAATGGCAAAGCGCTGTAACGTAAAAAGGGTAATGGCTGAAGCCGTGAAATGGGGCGAAAGAGGTGCAAGGGTAAATTCCATTTCACCTGGTATTATCATCACGCCACTGGCTTTGGATGAAATTAACGGACCAAGAGGCGATTTCTACAAAAATATGTTTGCTAAATGCCCCGCAGGTCGCCCCGGAACGGCAGACGAGGTAGCCAATGTAGCAGAACTGTTGTTGTCCGATAGAGGGGCATTTATTACCGGAGCGGATTTTCTGATTGACGGAGGTTCTACGGCATCATACTTCTATGGACCGCTCCAACCCGAAACCAATTAA
- a CDS encoding MFS transporter, translating into MANSSKFHYGYVIVFCCCLIMGINIGLVMSCAGIFYKPVSTELGVSVGDFGLYMTFVYLFSTLMLSVAGKLMDRYSARWLLTLSSAVLGLVLLAMSRFDAVWQFYGAGAVIGLTLAFLLYLSYPTMVNRWFNSNVGFFIGLCSAASGIGGVIFNPFGGYLIANYGWRTTYLIFGMIVLIVVTPLLALLLRNYPADKGQKAFGEKQAETVKSGVDYTFAIKSPVFYALIVFALLMISVSTLNLFLPTYVTSVGYTVEQSAFVASAIMLGVTIGKVALGWINDKSAVSGVATSVGLGIMGFVFLLLGKSGMAVMTIGGFLFGWAYAGVTVETALLVRTVFGSKDYAKIFSNISIALAAGGALMSGGWGYLADFIEFRFILITGIVLLLISGVLGFYAIRVSSKFKTFEN; encoded by the coding sequence ATGGCTAATTCTTCTAAATTTCATTACGGCTACGTCATCGTTTTTTGTTGTTGCCTGATCATGGGCATCAACATCGGATTGGTAATGAGCTGCGCCGGAATTTTCTATAAACCCGTAAGCACAGAGCTTGGTGTATCTGTTGGCGATTTTGGTCTGTATATGACTTTCGTTTATTTGTTTTCTACCCTGATGCTTTCCGTTGCAGGCAAACTGATGGACAGATACAGTGCAAGGTGGCTGCTCACTTTAAGTTCGGCAGTATTGGGATTGGTTTTATTGGCAATGTCAAGATTTGATGCGGTCTGGCAATTCTATGGGGCAGGTGCGGTCATCGGGCTAACACTTGCATTCTTATTGTACCTCAGCTACCCGACAATGGTCAATCGCTGGTTCAATTCAAATGTTGGGTTTTTCATCGGGCTTTGCAGTGCGGCTTCGGGAATTGGAGGTGTTATTTTCAATCCCTTTGGAGGCTATCTGATAGCCAATTACGGGTGGCGTACCACCTACCTTATTTTCGGTATGATTGTCCTTATTGTAGTTACACCTTTACTGGCGTTGCTGTTGCGAAATTATCCTGCCGACAAAGGGCAAAAGGCTTTTGGCGAAAAACAGGCCGAGACCGTAAAATCGGGTGTGGATTATACCTTTGCCATAAAATCCCCTGTATTCTATGCCCTGATTGTATTTGCATTGTTAATGATTTCGGTTTCGACCCTCAATCTGTTTTTACCGACCTATGTAACCAGTGTTGGCTATACCGTAGAGCAATCAGCTTTCGTAGCTTCTGCCATTATGTTGGGCGTTACGATCGGTAAAGTTGCATTGGGCTGGATTAATGACAAAAGTGCGGTATCAGGGGTAGCAACTTCTGTGGGCTTGGGAATTATGGGTTTCGTTTTTTTATTGCTCGGCAAATCCGGTATGGCTGTAATGACCATCGGAGGATTTCTTTTTGGTTGGGCGTACGCAGGCGTAACGGTAGAAACAGCCTTGCTCGTAAGAACGGTTTTCGGAAGTAAGGACTATGCCAAAATATTCTCCAATATTTCCATTGCCTTAGCCGCAGGAGGCGCATTGATGTCGGGCGGTTGGGGTTATTTAGCCGATTTTATTGAGTTCAGATTTATTCTTATTACCGGAATTGTGCTGTTATTGATTTCAGGAGTTTTGGGGTTCTATGCCATCAGGGTAAGCAGTAAATTTAAAACGTTTGAAAATTGA
- a CDS encoding NAD(P)H-binding protein translates to MKKIIPLVIIIISLFSGCSNAQNKPTADNLKDKQMKKVIVIGASGSLAKYAIDTLQNVPDVHLTLLARNKGRIATDTTGCTVVEADVMDYPKLKNAIKGQDIVYVNLAGDLEAMAKNIVKAMQETRVKRVIAISSIGIYKTPLKPVLVPYRKLADVIESSGLDYTILRPDWFTNANEVDYAITQKGQPETGQAISRKSIAAFVATIVQNPELHKNENLGISKPN, encoded by the coding sequence ATGAAAAAAATCATCCCTTTAGTAATCATTATTATCAGCCTGTTTTCCGGTTGTTCCAACGCACAGAACAAACCTACGGCTGATAATTTAAAAGATAAACAAATGAAAAAAGTAATCGTGATAGGTGCAAGCGGAAGCCTTGCCAAATATGCAATAGACACGCTCCAAAATGTGCCTGATGTTCATCTTACCCTGTTGGCAAGAAATAAAGGCAGGATTGCAACTGATACCACTGGCTGCACCGTAGTGGAAGCCGATGTGATGGATTATCCGAAATTGAAAAATGCGATCAAAGGTCAGGATATAGTGTATGTAAACCTTGCGGGCGATCTGGAAGCAATGGCTAAGAACATTGTAAAAGCGATGCAGGAAACAAGAGTAAAAAGAGTAATCGCCATTAGTTCCATAGGTATTTACAAAACACCTTTGAAACCTGTATTAGTGCCTTACAGAAAGTTAGCAGATGTAATAGAAAGTTCAGGGTTGGACTATACTATTTTACGCCCTGATTGGTTTACCAATGCCAATGAAGTTGATTATGCCATAACGCAAAAAGGACAACCCGAAACCGGGCAGGCTATTTCGAGAAAAAGCATTGCGGCATTCGTAGCTACCATTGTCCAAAATCCCGAATTGCATAAAAACGAGAATTTAGGAATTAGCAAGCCTAATTAA
- a CDS encoding helix-turn-helix domain-containing protein — protein sequence MDDILNFSTIKEYNAFNNNETLHPLVSVVHLDKADPRKLSRMRYGFYTVFLKQIYCGDLRYGLNTYDYEEGTLIFLAPGQVIGENGEDYYQPQGIALVFHPDLLLGTSVGKNMDSYHFFSYAVNEALHLSEQERKIIMDCFAKIEYELQHAIDKHSKQLIANNIELFLNYCTRFYDRQFITRENINKGVLERFEELLNGYFSSDKPVNIGLPAVAYCADELNLSANYFGDLIKKETGKTAQEYIQSKVIEVAKERIFDSSKSISEIAYELGFKYPQHFSRLFKQKTGVSPNEYRSLN from the coding sequence ATGGATGATATACTGAATTTCAGCACGATAAAGGAATATAATGCTTTTAATAATAACGAAACCCTGCACCCGTTGGTAAGCGTGGTTCATCTGGATAAAGCCGACCCAAGAAAGCTAAGTCGGATGCGTTATGGTTTTTATACGGTATTCCTGAAACAGATTTATTGTGGAGATTTGCGTTACGGATTGAATACTTACGACTATGAGGAAGGTACATTGATATTTCTTGCTCCCGGACAGGTAATTGGTGAAAACGGAGAAGATTACTATCAGCCACAGGGTATCGCTTTGGTATTTCACCCCGATTTGTTATTGGGTACTTCAGTTGGAAAAAATATGGATAGTTACCATTTTTTCTCTTATGCGGTAAACGAAGCCTTACATTTATCGGAGCAGGAAAGAAAAATCATAATGGACTGTTTCGCTAAGATAGAATATGAATTACAGCACGCTATCGACAAGCATAGCAAACAATTGATAGCAAATAATATCGAACTGTTTTTAAATTACTGTACCCGTTTCTATGACCGCCAATTTATCACAAGGGAGAATATCAACAAAGGGGTTTTGGAAAGGTTTGAAGAATTATTAAACGGCTACTTTTCATCTGACAAACCTGTTAATATTGGTTTGCCTGCCGTGGCTTACTGTGCTGATGAATTAAATCTGTCTGCGAATTATTTTGGCGATTTGATTAAGAAAGAAACTGGCAAAACGGCACAGGAATATATACAATCAAAAGTTATTGAAGTTGCCAAAGAAAGAATTTTTGACAGCAGTAAATCCATTAGCGAGATTGCATATGAATTGGGCTTTAAATATCCGCAACATTTCTCACGCCTTTTCAAGCAGAAAACAGGCGTATCGCCTAATGAATACAGGTCATTAAATTAA
- a CDS encoding flavodoxin — MKIRTTYYLWLNTIILLLSSCAKADGLPGKGELLEDKKVLIVYLSRTQNTKTVAEIIHKNVGGTLVALELETPYPEHYQTTVNQVAEENRTGFLPPLKTKIDSIQKYDVVFVGFPTWGMQLPPPMKSFLKQYDLSGKKVIPFNTNGGYGIGSSFQTVKELCPKSEVFDGFTVKGGSERDGILFVMEGDKEVQVQSEVKKWLQKIGLLK, encoded by the coding sequence ATGAAAATACGAACAACATATTATTTGTGGCTGAACACTATTATATTGCTACTGTCGTCTTGTGCGAAAGCAGATGGATTACCGGGGAAAGGCGAATTATTAGAAGATAAAAAGGTACTCATTGTTTACCTTTCCCGCACCCAAAATACAAAGACAGTAGCCGAAATTATCCATAAAAATGTTGGTGGAACTTTGGTGGCACTGGAATTAGAAACACCATATCCCGAACATTATCAAACAACGGTAAATCAGGTAGCGGAGGAAAACAGGACAGGTTTTTTGCCACCCTTAAAAACAAAGATTGACAGTATACAGAAATACGATGTTGTCTTTGTCGGTTTTCCAACTTGGGGAATGCAGTTGCCGCCACCGATGAAAAGTTTTTTAAAGCAATATGATTTAAGCGGTAAAAAAGTAATCCCGTTCAACACCAACGGCGGTTATGGTATTGGCAGCAGTTTTCAAACGGTAAAAGAACTATGCCCGAAAAGCGAAGTGTTTGACGGCTTCACGGTTAAAGGCGGTTCGGAAAGGGACGGAATTTTATTTGTAATGGAGGGCGATAAAGAAGTTCAGGTGCAATCAGAAGTAAAGAAATGGCTTCAGAAAATTGGTTTGCTTAAATAA
- a CDS encoding alpha/beta hydrolase: MIGHNIILLFALFAGSCSFSTTSGHTGTGNQNNTDTTSTMNTHLTTSNFVQDIIKHPAFSGFGELLLPNDDNTRYYNTPITNIGKLMPYHNAVNPDEIVQSLNQLIDDTNNGKTVFYSFYTEAQKKQDPNKNNTGLFFYRGDPDAPFAIVCPGGAFAYVGSLHEGLPLANEISKKKLNAFVIRYRIGNEQWATEDLANAISFIFQNAKTLQVDTKNYSLWGFSAGARMVGNIADYGVNAFTTGNHPKPVTAVIAYTGQSTYNKGFPTTFITNSENDRIANIATVDRRVQNLKNAGVTVAYERYKTAGHGFALGTGTDAAGWLPKAVDFWKSKMIK; encoded by the coding sequence ATGATAGGTCATAACATCATATTGCTATTTGCCCTTTTCGCAGGAAGCTGTTCATTTTCCACTACATCAGGTCATACTGGAACAGGCAATCAAAATAATACAGATACCACCAGTACAATGAACACCCATCTTACTACAAGCAATTTTGTTCAGGATATTATCAAACACCCTGCATTCAGTGGCTTTGGCGAATTGTTGTTGCCCAATGACGATAACACCCGCTATTACAATACGCCAATCACAAACATTGGTAAATTGATGCCCTATCATAATGCGGTTAACCCTGACGAGATTGTACAATCGCTCAATCAGTTGATTGATGATACCAATAACGGGAAAACCGTTTTTTACAGCTTTTATACCGAAGCACAGAAGAAGCAAGACCCCAATAAAAACAATACAGGACTGTTCTTTTACCGTGGCGACCCCGATGCACCGTTTGCCATAGTCTGCCCAGGTGGTGCATTTGCCTACGTTGGTTCGTTGCACGAGGGATTACCGTTGGCAAATGAAATCAGTAAAAAGAAATTGAATGCCTTTGTCATCCGTTACCGGATTGGCAATGAGCAATGGGCAACGGAAGATTTGGCAAATGCGATAAGTTTCATTTTTCAGAATGCAAAGACCCTGCAAGTAGATACAAAGAACTATTCATTATGGGGTTTTTCCGCAGGTGCGAGAATGGTAGGCAATATTGCGGATTATGGTGTTAATGCCTTTACCACAGGTAACCATCCGAAACCTGTCACCGCAGTAATCGCCTACACAGGTCAATCCACATACAATAAAGGATTTCCCACCACATTCATTACTAACAGTGAAAATGACCGGATAGCCAATATAGCAACCGTAGATAGGCGTGTTCAGAATTTGAAAAACGCAGGCGTTACCGTTGCTTACGAACGGTATAAAACCGCAGGTCACGGGTTCGCTTTGGGAACGGGTACAGATGCGGCAGGTTGGCTTCCCAAAGCCGTAGATTTTTGGAAAAGTAAGATGATAAAGTAA
- a CDS encoding winged helix-turn-helix transcriptional regulator: protein MSKANHTECSSAMLPVRDALDVISGKWKLMILISISAGNNRFREIERSIPKITSKVLAKELKDLEEHTLIKRTVYNESPVIVEYTTTPYAASLGDVIKALRDWGINHRKKVTGK, encoded by the coding sequence ATGAGCAAAGCAAACCATACTGAATGTTCTTCGGCAATGCTTCCTGTCAGAGATGCGTTGGACGTAATAAGTGGCAAATGGAAGCTGATGATATTGATTTCAATTTCGGCAGGCAACAATCGTTTTAGAGAAATTGAACGAAGTATTCCAAAGATTACGTCAAAAGTCCTTGCCAAAGAGTTGAAAGACTTGGAAGAACATACATTGATTAAACGAACTGTTTATAATGAGTCGCCCGTAATTGTTGAATATACGACAACACCTTATGCTGCTTCGCTTGGCGATGTCATAAAAGCATTGAGGGATTGGGGTATTAATCACCGAAAAAAAGTCACAGGAAAATAG
- a CDS encoding DoxX family protein, whose amino-acid sequence MNIALWIAQGILAAMFAMAGVMKSTQPIDKLMKSGLNWVERVPVSTVRIIGLSELLGAIGLILPLALGIFPILTPVAAVGLALIMILAAVHHLKHKENKAIVFNAVLFALAVFVAYGRFNSL is encoded by the coding sequence ATGAATATAGCACTTTGGATAGCACAGGGAATACTTGCCGCAATGTTTGCAATGGCAGGCGTTATGAAATCAACTCAGCCTATTGACAAACTAATGAAATCGGGACTGAACTGGGTTGAGCGAGTTCCTGTTTCAACGGTCAGAATCATAGGACTATCAGAACTATTGGGTGCGATTGGTTTAATCCTGCCTTTGGCATTGGGTATTTTTCCGATACTTACGCCCGTTGCGGCAGTCGGACTTGCGCTAATAATGATTTTAGCAGCAGTTCATCACTTAAAACACAAAGAAAATAAAGCAATCGTTTTCAACGCTGTTCTTTTCGCATTAGCTGTTTTCGTTGCTTACGGACGTTTTAATTCACTCTAA
- a CDS encoding NAD(P)-dependent oxidoreductase: MNITIFGGTGATGLLLIEKALKSGHTITVFARTPSKISIKNDNLRIVKGELTEPEKIEEAIKNADAVISVLGPAQKTKGLIIADGIKNIVETMKKNGVKRLIATATPSFKDSNDKFQFGFAFGVFMVKALIKDSYNNIVLTGKYISESGLDWTIVRLPMLNDKPASGKIKAGYTGDGTVSLFSLSRADLADFLLQQLSDKKWLHKSPVISN, from the coding sequence ATGAACATTACCATATTTGGCGGAACAGGAGCAACAGGACTTTTGCTCATCGAAAAAGCATTGAAAAGCGGACATACAATTACCGTGTTTGCACGAACACCGTCTAAGATTTCTATCAAAAACGACAACCTTAGAATTGTAAAAGGGGAATTGACAGAACCCGAAAAAATTGAAGAAGCTATAAAAAACGCAGATGCGGTAATCAGTGTTTTAGGACCTGCTCAAAAAACAAAAGGACTTATTATTGCCGATGGCATTAAAAACATCGTGGAAACAATGAAAAAAAATGGCGTAAAACGCCTGATTGCCACAGCAACACCAAGTTTTAAGGACAGTAACGACAAATTCCAATTCGGATTTGCGTTTGGTGTTTTTATGGTAAAGGCGTTAATCAAAGACAGCTACAATAACATTGTTCTGACAGGAAAATATATTTCTGAAAGTGGTTTGGATTGGACAATTGTTCGGCTCCCAATGTTGAATGATAAACCCGCAAGCGGAAAAATAAAGGCAGGTTATACAGGTGACGGAACTGTTAGTTTGTTTTCTCTTTCGCGAGCCGATTTAGCTGACTTTTTATTGCAACAGTTGAGCGATAAAAAATGGTTACACAAATCACCTGTAATCAGCAATTGA